One genomic segment of Catalinimonas alkaloidigena includes these proteins:
- a CDS encoding SulP family inorganic anion transporter — MLTFTDFSAIGIIQVWVYPLTIALIASIASLLAVEAADNLDPHKRRSPPNRELVAQGIGNTLAGLIGGIPTTSVIVRSSVNMEAGAGTKVSTLIHGMLLLARVLVLSSVINLIPLSSLAAILLVVVYKLSSVSLFRNM; from the coding sequence TTGCTGACCTTTACTGATTTTAGTGCCATAGGCATCATACAAGTTTGGGTTTATCCCCTGACTATCGCTTTGATTGCTTCTATTGCTTCTTTGCTGGCCGTAGAAGCAGCAGATAATCTGGATCCACATAAGAGAAGGAGCCCTCCTAATCGGGAATTGGTAGCCCAAGGTATCGGTAACACCCTGGCTGGACTCATTGGTGGCATTCCAACAACCTCCGTCATTGTAAGAAGTTCAGTCAATATGGAGGCAGGAGCAGGAACCAAGGTCTCTACACTGATTCATGGTATGCTATTACTGGCTCGTGTACTGGTCCTCAGCTCAGTGATCAATTTAATTCCTTTGTCCTCTTTGGCTGCCATTCTCTTAGTGGTAGTATATAAACTTTCTTCAGTTTCCCTTTTCAGAAACATGTAA
- a CDS encoding tyrosine-type recombinase/integrase gives MEKDKPEASIAQKKASPPTLVPTQQVSNQVKLVITPKKLFVQLPKQEADIKFIRSLHYARWNTRTYLWEVSRSEQNLQLLRNYFSTRLEEQELSSPESLIVEKKKHYRPHELTIASKERRLRLMFAYDQKLITYIKKLPYPKYDEKNRWWSVADTPMVRADLEKYCQDHGWQFHYTEISPSAQRKAKISKSDVPNYKSCPQSMIDQLNMKRYSSSTIRTYTSMFEEFINYYPQLKVEEITEKEIIAFLRYLVEERQVSTSYQNQSINAIKFYYEQVLGGRRKFYFVERPVKERKLPVVLSEAEVARIFASVDNLKHKCLLMLIYSAGLRISEALNLKVKDLDSKRMQVRVRNAKGKKDRVSLLSKSILPILRSYYQLYEPKEYLFEGAEGGKYSSRSAQNVLKKACAKAKIQKKATLHTLRHSFATHLLEKGTDLRYIQVLLGHGSSRTTEIYTHVSTKALKDIQSPLDSLTLE, from the coding sequence TTGGAGAAAGATAAGCCTGAAGCCTCTATTGCACAAAAAAAAGCATCTCCCCCAACATTGGTTCCAACTCAGCAAGTTAGTAATCAGGTCAAATTGGTCATTACTCCTAAAAAACTCTTTGTTCAGCTACCCAAACAGGAGGCGGACATTAAGTTTATAAGAAGCCTGCATTATGCCCGTTGGAATACCCGCACTTATTTATGGGAGGTAAGCAGGAGTGAGCAAAATCTGCAACTGCTCCGGAATTACTTTTCAACTCGACTTGAGGAACAGGAACTTTCCTCACCAGAGAGCCTGATTGTAGAAAAAAAGAAGCATTACCGCCCTCATGAGCTTACCATAGCCAGTAAGGAAAGACGTTTGCGGTTGATGTTTGCCTATGATCAAAAGCTCATCACTTATATCAAAAAGTTGCCTTACCCAAAATATGATGAGAAAAACCGATGGTGGAGTGTAGCAGACACCCCTATGGTAAGAGCAGATTTAGAAAAATACTGCCAGGATCACGGTTGGCAATTTCACTACACTGAAATAAGCCCTTCTGCCCAGCGTAAAGCCAAAATCTCAAAATCGGATGTGCCAAACTACAAAAGCTGTCCACAGAGTATGATAGACCAGCTCAATATGAAGCGCTATAGTAGTAGCACTATCAGGACCTATACCAGCATGTTTGAGGAATTCATCAATTATTACCCTCAACTAAAAGTAGAGGAAATTACAGAAAAAGAGATCATAGCTTTCCTGCGTTACCTGGTGGAAGAAAGACAAGTATCCACTTCTTATCAGAACCAATCTATTAACGCAATCAAATTTTACTACGAACAAGTCTTAGGAGGCAGAAGGAAGTTCTATTTCGTGGAGAGACCGGTCAAAGAGCGCAAACTACCGGTAGTACTGAGTGAAGCAGAAGTGGCCAGAATCTTTGCCAGTGTAGACAATCTCAAACATAAATGCCTGTTGATGCTGATCTATTCAGCAGGTCTGAGGATTAGCGAGGCCTTGAACCTGAAAGTCAAAGATCTGGACAGCAAACGTATGCAGGTAAGAGTACGCAATGCCAAAGGAAAAAAAGATAGGGTGAGCCTGCTGTCTAAAAGTATTTTACCTATCTTGAGAAGTTACTACCAGCTGTATGAGCCCAAAGAATACCTCTTTGAAGGAGCAGAAGGAGGAAAGTACTCCTCCAGAAGTGCGCAGAATGTATTGAAAAAAGCATGTGCTAAGGCAAAGATTCAGAAAAAAGCTACTTTGCATACCTTGAGACATTCATTTGCAACCCACTTGCTTGAAAAAGGGACTGATTTAAGATATATTCAGGTGTTATTAGGACACGGAAGTAGCAGAACTACGGAAATCTATACGCATGTGAGTACTAAAGCATTAAAGGACATACAAAGTCCGCTGGATAGTCTTACTTTGGAATGA
- a CDS encoding SMI1/KNR4 family protein produces the protein MKDSDCFVRQPNFGIRTPNQIPDDLKQFYDLTDGILLFGNEFYSIEIIGREEFIPINEVFFSVDERSDIDDISNNWFLIGKEDNLGQYISIDLSEGKRGQCYDSFHETHGLVGNSPIIAKSFSDLLRLLYQNKGQYWYWLEEGFEKLGDAYDEN, from the coding sequence ATGAAAGACTCAGATTGCTTTGTGAGGCAACCAAATTTTGGTATTCGAACACCCAATCAGATTCCTGATGATCTTAAGCAATTTTATGATTTGACTGATGGTATTTTGTTATTTGGAAACGAGTTTTACTCAATTGAAATAATTGGAAGAGAAGAATTCATTCCTATAAATGAAGTCTTTTTTTCAGTAGATGAAAGGAGCGATATAGATGATATAAGCAACAACTGGTTCTTAATCGGAAAAGAAGATAATTTAGGTCAATATATAAGCATTGACTTATCAGAAGGAAAAAGGGGCCAATGTTATGATAGTTTTCATGAAACTCATGGATTAGTTGGAAATTCGCCAATAATAGCAAAGAGCTTTTCTGATTTGTTAAGATTGCTTTATCAAAATAAGGGACAGTACTGGTATTGGTTAGAGGAGGGATTTGAAAAACTAGGAGATGCTTATGATGAAAATTAA
- a CDS encoding DUF7003 family protein, with the protein MYDTATILATIAGEFPVGFPDFTNVYCEYAGARLHCFRSEKKWVITTEVICDNFKMADATNEVYYVGNGLKNFLVQGDSFPIIDNIDETFTWIGNKMYLTENIEEIVVKGRAINISELVNSSRNGEKLRLIDVLRFLVDNHREILFLDQRDVKSNIQEELQLILTLEEWYHPQPDEELTELESIRMIAKVLQSGKVEEYFPRIASNTHWSNWTKYFDE; encoded by the coding sequence ATGTATGATACTGCAACAATATTAGCTACAATTGCTGGTGAATTTCCAGTCGGATTTCCCGACTTTACAAATGTCTATTGTGAATATGCAGGTGCCAGACTTCATTGTTTCAGAAGCGAGAAAAAATGGGTAATTACTACCGAAGTGATTTGTGATAATTTTAAGATGGCAGATGCTACCAATGAAGTGTATTATGTAGGAAATGGACTAAAAAATTTCCTTGTTCAAGGTGATTCTTTTCCCATAATTGACAATATTGATGAGACTTTTACATGGATCGGTAACAAAATGTATCTTACTGAGAATATAGAGGAGATAGTAGTCAAAGGAAGAGCTATTAACATTAGCGAATTAGTGAATTCCTCACGTAACGGCGAAAAGCTTCGGCTTATAGATGTCTTACGTTTCTTAGTAGATAACCACAGAGAAATTCTTTTTTTAGATCAAAGAGATGTAAAAAGTAATATACAAGAAGAATTACAACTGATATTGACTTTAGAGGAATGGTACCATCCACAACCAGATGAGGAACTGACTGAACTGGAAAGTATTAGAATGATAGCTAAGGTTTTGCAAAGTGGCAAGGTGGAAGAGTACTTCCCTAGAATAGCCTCGAATACACATTGGAGCAATTGGACAAAATACTTTGATGAATAA
- a CDS encoding ankyrin repeat domain-containing protein encodes MGKGGRPFKVHEDLVQISSAVELEDLNTIKSLVKNHGIDAYDPDKRTLLIWAAFYNKLALLNWLIEHKAHVNQQDKSGYTGLHFATQEKNEEVIRLLLTNHADPNLIDSHGNSPLWTAIFNAKGDFEIVKLLMSSGADPQHKNKYDRSPDDMAKSIYGKEINELIK; translated from the coding sequence ATGGGAAAAGGAGGAAGACCATTTAAAGTACATGAAGATCTGGTTCAGATAAGTTCAGCAGTAGAACTTGAAGATCTCAATACAATCAAATCATTGGTTAAAAATCATGGAATAGATGCTTACGATCCAGATAAAAGAACATTGCTGATTTGGGCTGCATTTTATAACAAGCTTGCATTACTGAATTGGCTCATTGAACATAAGGCTCATGTCAATCAACAAGATAAAAGCGGATATACTGGATTGCATTTTGCTACTCAGGAAAAAAATGAAGAAGTAATCAGACTATTGTTGACAAATCATGCTGATCCAAACCTGATAGATTCACATGGGAATTCGCCTCTTTGGACAGCAATTTTCAATGCCAAAGGTGACTTTGAAATAGTAAAATTATTAATGAGCAGTGGAGCTGATCCGCAGCATAAAAACAAATATGATAGAAGCCCAGATGATATGGCGAAAAGCATCTATGGGAAAGAGATCAATGAATTAATAAAATAA
- a CDS encoding IS110 family transposase — protein sequence MEQESISMEVVNPYAAGIDVGSRSHWVAVGQSEQDVREFGVYNQDLFAMAEWLKGNRIKTITMESTGTYWQNLYAVLISKGFHVILCNGKFTKNIKGKKSDVMDCQWIQKLHTLGLLTSSFLPDSQTEELRTYCRHRANLLHSAASTSKKMQKYLRLLNLRLDVVVKDICGLTGLLIIRSVCAGETNPKNLASLRHGNCRKSEEEIARALQSNGRKDYLFALQQELEMYDHLQLKIEECDKMIAAKLDEIIGSDDHKREHHIEPKPHKRINKNTPKDIDLNLKSYQMFEGTDLLAIEGMSYSTVLSLMSEVGLEGIKKFPTAKHFASWLRLAPNNKVSGGKLLSSKVPKGSNRLKIALRNAANAIGNLKDSTPLRDFFQRINFRKGRVSAISATARKLAVIIWNMVVKGAPYVNPEGYLYLDQKRKLGLVKRIRKQIDKFGLTNEELGIVTT from the coding sequence ATGGAACAGGAATCTATCTCTATGGAAGTCGTCAATCCTTATGCAGCAGGGATTGATGTAGGTAGTCGCTCTCACTGGGTGGCTGTTGGTCAATCCGAACAGGATGTTCGTGAATTTGGGGTCTATAATCAGGACCTTTTCGCTATGGCAGAGTGGTTAAAAGGGAATCGCATCAAAACTATTACAATGGAAAGCACGGGCACATATTGGCAAAACTTGTATGCAGTTCTAATTTCAAAGGGATTCCATGTCATCCTCTGTAACGGGAAGTTCACCAAGAATATTAAAGGTAAAAAGAGTGACGTTATGGATTGTCAGTGGATACAGAAGCTACATACCCTTGGTCTACTCACTAGTAGTTTTTTACCCGATAGTCAGACTGAGGAACTCAGAACTTATTGTCGTCATCGTGCCAACTTGCTTCATTCAGCGGCTTCTACCTCTAAGAAGATGCAGAAATACCTAAGGCTGCTTAATCTTAGACTTGATGTAGTGGTGAAGGACATCTGCGGTCTTACAGGTCTGCTGATTATCCGCTCTGTCTGTGCTGGAGAAACAAATCCTAAAAATCTTGCCTCCCTACGCCATGGAAATTGCAGAAAGAGTGAAGAGGAAATTGCCAGGGCTTTGCAGTCCAATGGCAGGAAGGATTATCTTTTTGCCCTTCAGCAGGAACTGGAAATGTATGACCATCTTCAACTCAAGATTGAGGAATGTGATAAAATGATAGCAGCAAAGTTAGATGAGATCATAGGCAGTGATGACCATAAAAGAGAGCATCATATTGAACCCAAACCTCATAAAAGAATAAATAAGAATACCCCGAAAGACATTGACCTGAATCTAAAATCCTACCAGATGTTTGAGGGCACAGATTTACTGGCTATTGAAGGCATGAGTTATTCTACTGTACTGTCACTGATGAGCGAAGTAGGATTGGAAGGGATCAAAAAGTTTCCCACAGCTAAGCATTTCGCCAGTTGGTTGAGGCTAGCCCCGAACAATAAAGTGAGTGGGGGAAAGTTGCTATCCAGCAAAGTTCCTAAAGGAAGTAACAGACTGAAAATAGCCCTGCGGAATGCAGCTAATGCCATAGGAAATCTCAAGGACTCTACACCATTAAGAGACTTTTTTCAGCGCATTAACTTCAGAAAAGGAAGAGTATCAGCTATTAGTGCCACAGCCAGGAAACTGGCGGTAATTATCTGGAATATGGTGGTGAAAGGAGCGCCTTATGTCAATCCGGAAGGATACCTTTACTTGGATCAGAAAAGAAAGCTGGGCTTGGTCAAAAGGATCAGAAAGCAAATTGATAAATTTGGATTAACTAATGAAGAATTAGGAATAGTAACTACTTGA
- the ltrA gene encoding group II intron reverse transcriptase/maturase: MRKAYLQVRANKGSAGVDGMTVDDLPKFLKGQQDKIATAICNGKYLPQPILGVEIPKSNGNKRLLGVLTVVDRVLQQAVSQVIGPKFELEFKEHSYGFRPNRNALQAVKQSQKYINAGHQHIVDIDLKSFFDEVDHCLLLQLVYRKVKCPLTIRLIRKWLRAPIQINGRLVKRRKGVPQGSPLSPILSNIMLHELDKEMEKRGLKYVRYADDFSIYTKSQSEARQVGNSIFLFLRNKLKLPINRQKSGIRRPVNFEILGYKYVPVFEKGVKGQYQLTVSDKSWKSLKRELKTITKKTIPSSLTERLVKIKEVHRGWLNYFRLGNIHSRLKDLDNWLRSRIRYCIWHDWKKPERKRKNLIRLGIRYGQAYAWSRTRMGGWAVALSPILKNTVTKARLRKRGFEPMLDYYLKITQKFNEPSGVERSVRDPYAEWCERRTGSQLTVSRLLN; this comes from the coding sequence ATACGGAAAGCATATCTCCAAGTCAGAGCCAATAAGGGCTCCGCAGGCGTGGATGGTATGACCGTGGATGATCTGCCTAAGTTCCTAAAGGGGCAACAGGATAAGATCGCTACAGCCATATGTAACGGTAAATATCTTCCTCAACCCATCCTGGGAGTTGAAATCCCCAAAAGTAACGGCAATAAACGTCTATTAGGCGTACTCACTGTCGTTGATCGTGTGTTACAGCAGGCGGTCAGCCAGGTGATAGGCCCAAAGTTCGAGCTTGAGTTCAAAGAACACAGTTACGGATTCAGACCTAATCGCAATGCTTTACAGGCAGTAAAGCAATCGCAGAAGTACATCAATGCAGGCCACCAACATATCGTTGACATAGACCTGAAAAGCTTCTTCGACGAAGTGGATCATTGTTTACTCCTACAGCTTGTTTACCGCAAGGTAAAATGCCCGCTCACTATACGCCTAATCCGCAAGTGGCTAAGGGCTCCCATTCAAATCAATGGAAGGCTAGTCAAGCGCAGAAAAGGCGTTCCTCAGGGTAGTCCACTTTCCCCAATCTTATCCAACATCATGCTTCATGAACTGGACAAGGAAATGGAGAAAAGAGGGCTCAAGTATGTCCGCTACGCAGATGACTTTAGTATCTATACAAAAAGTCAGTCTGAAGCTCGGCAAGTAGGAAACAGCATTTTCCTGTTCCTCAGGAATAAGCTTAAGCTGCCTATCAACCGACAGAAAAGCGGTATACGCAGACCTGTGAACTTTGAGATACTCGGCTACAAATATGTACCGGTATTCGAGAAGGGAGTGAAAGGACAATATCAGCTTACGGTAAGCGATAAGAGTTGGAAGTCCTTGAAAAGAGAGCTGAAGACTATCACCAAGAAAACCATACCTAGTTCTCTAACTGAGCGCTTAGTCAAGATTAAAGAGGTCCACAGAGGCTGGCTTAACTATTTCCGATTAGGCAATATACATAGCAGACTCAAAGACTTGGACAACTGGCTAAGAAGCAGAATCAGGTACTGTATCTGGCACGATTGGAAGAAACCCGAGAGGAAAAGGAAGAATCTTATCCGATTGGGTATCCGGTACGGTCAGGCATACGCCTGGAGCAGAACAAGAATGGGTGGTTGGGCAGTGGCACTAAGCCCAATCCTGAAAAACACAGTCACTAAGGCTAGACTCAGGAAAAGAGGCTTTGAACCAATGCTGGATTACTATCTGAAAATTACCCAGAAGTTTAACGAACCGTCCGGCGTGGAGCGCTCAGTACGAGACCCGTACGCTGAGTGGTGTGAGAGGCGCACTGGCAGTCAATTGACTGTCAGCCGTCTACTCAATTAG
- a CDS encoding DUF4919 domain-containing protein yields the protein MNRLLTLLFSIFSLSAIGQNFDYNKHFAPLLEVTKDSTSEYFYQSLLEKFEKADTSMTDVEVLIMMIGYTSQPNYKPYSKLDLERNILQLVADKKYNIALDSCNMLLQTNPLNFTALTEKGYCTWKLNLETAELDRTKVLKIISAIKYSGKGTVEDPYFVLGPSDGQVLIKYFWGGKIGQMGSGECEGANFCDILECISDDGTSTSLYFNIEHASQTMFDK from the coding sequence ATGAATAGACTTCTGACTTTATTATTCTCAATATTCTCACTTTCTGCAATTGGCCAAAACTTCGATTATAACAAACACTTTGCCCCCCTTTTAGAAGTCACAAAAGATTCTACTTCAGAGTATTTTTATCAATCACTTCTAGAAAAATTTGAAAAGGCAGACACTTCAATGACAGATGTAGAAGTTTTGATAATGATGATTGGATATACATCTCAGCCAAATTATAAGCCCTACAGCAAACTAGACCTAGAAAGAAATATTTTACAGTTGGTTGCAGATAAGAAATATAACATAGCACTAGATAGTTGTAATATGTTACTCCAAACTAATCCATTGAATTTTACAGCCCTTACAGAAAAAGGGTATTGTACATGGAAATTGAATTTAGAAACTGCTGAATTAGATCGCACCAAGGTTCTTAAGATTATAAGTGCAATAAAATATAGTGGGAAGGGAACAGTTGAAGATCCTTATTTTGTGCTTGGACCCAGCGATGGGCAAGTGTTGATAAAATATTTTTGGGGAGGAAAAATCGGGCAAATGGGATCTGGAGAATGCGAAGGAGCAAACTTTTGCGATATTTTAGAATGCATTTCAGATGATGGAACTTCAACAAGTTTATACTTTAACATTGAACATGCATCTCAGACAATGTTTGATAAGTAG
- a CDS encoding WGR domain-containing protein — translation MIIAYLERHNDEKNMHRFYRLSHSPTLFGDYALIREWGRCSNKPSFGKRGQRKEDWFDQEDQAHQAAEKLKLQKCRKGYQLKLRG, via the coding sequence ATGATTATCGCTTACCTGGAACGACATAATGACGAAAAGAACATGCACCGCTTCTATCGTCTTTCCCACAGCCCAACCTTGTTTGGTGACTATGCCCTCATTAGAGAATGGGGCAGATGCAGCAACAAACCTAGCTTTGGCAAACGAGGGCAGCGCAAAGAAGATTGGTTTGATCAAGAAGATCAGGCCCATCAGGCTGCGGAGAAGCTTAAACTTCAGAAGTGCAGAAAAGGGTATCAGCTGAAATTGAGAGGCTAA
- a CDS encoding recombinase family protein yields MLIGYARVSTIDQNLNLQKDALEKAGCDRIFEDTISGARAERPGLDKLREQLRAGDTLVVWRLDRLGRTLRNLIEWVTWLESEGVSFKSLQESIDTTTSGGKLIFHMFGALAEFERNLIRERTQAGLLSARARGRMGGRPPSLDKKKQKLLVKLYHDKDHSITEILEMFHISKSTLYKIVRRNAGHENPPQKKAP; encoded by the coding sequence ATGCTTATTGGATATGCTAGAGTCTCTACTATTGATCAGAATCTCAACTTGCAAAAAGATGCTTTAGAAAAAGCGGGGTGCGACCGCATCTTTGAAGATACCATCTCCGGAGCCAGAGCCGAGCGGCCAGGTCTTGACAAACTTCGGGAGCAGCTCAGAGCTGGAGACACTTTGGTGGTTTGGAGACTGGACAGATTAGGAAGAACACTTCGGAATCTGATTGAATGGGTCACCTGGTTAGAGAGTGAAGGTGTTTCTTTTAAGAGTTTGCAGGAATCTATTGATACCACTACTTCTGGAGGAAAATTGATTTTCCATATGTTCGGAGCTTTAGCGGAGTTTGAGCGTAATCTGATCCGGGAAAGAACTCAGGCTGGCTTATTGTCTGCTAGAGCCAGAGGCAGAATGGGTGGCCGCCCTCCTTCCCTGGATAAAAAGAAACAGAAGTTATTGGTTAAGCTCTATCATGATAAAGATCACAGCATTACTGAGATCCTGGAGATGTTCCATATCTCCAAGTCTACCCTTTACAAGATCGTTCGCCGGAATGCCGGCCATGAAAATCCACCGCAAAAGAAAGCCCCATGA
- a CDS encoding RNA polymerase sigma factor — MSIPIKNIDQPLIKQLIEGDENAFKKVYDLYYNKLYFYCLQFVKSEDLARELLQDVFVKFWTRRENINPEFSLSAYLYTITRNHTLDFLKKAARDQQLKEEIMYSVATIHNQVEDHMSYVEYITLADQAIQKLPSQRKLIFQLSRHDGKSYEEIATSLSISKNTVKVQMSRALNAIRKYLKIHTDLTIEIVICLSYLFRTLL; from the coding sequence ATGTCAATACCCATAAAAAACATTGATCAGCCTCTCATTAAGCAGTTGATAGAAGGGGATGAAAATGCTTTTAAAAAGGTATATGACTTATACTACAACAAACTTTATTTTTATTGTCTTCAATTTGTCAAATCTGAAGATCTTGCCCGAGAGTTATTACAGGATGTTTTTGTGAAATTTTGGACTCGGAGAGAAAATATTAACCCTGAGTTTTCTTTGAGTGCCTATCTCTATACCATCACTAGAAATCATACGCTGGATTTTTTAAAGAAAGCTGCCCGGGATCAACAGCTGAAAGAGGAGATCATGTATTCTGTAGCCACAATTCATAACCAAGTAGAAGATCATATGAGTTATGTCGAGTATATCACTTTAGCTGATCAGGCTATTCAAAAACTTCCGTCACAAAGGAAGCTCATCTTCCAGTTAAGTCGGCACGATGGGAAGAGTTATGAAGAAATTGCCACTTCTTTAAGTATTTCCAAAAATACAGTAAAAGTACAGATGTCACGAGCCTTGAATGCCATTCGCAAATATCTTAAAATACATACTGACCTCACTATTGAGATTGTGATCTGCCTTTCTTACTTATTCCGCACTTTACTCTGA
- a CDS encoding FecR family protein — protein sequence MDPKKALFQKFIKGECSPEEVEQLLVQIQHQKEDSYYQDIMDEVWAKLESYPSIGEKEKDRQFSVILERSSKARKTKENHPLSKYGVKIAAVFIGFLMISSLLYLLYQQSLAVTYQTGYGETLEITLPDGSEVLMNNNSTLSYDSDWGEAGARVVNLKGEAFFSVVHTLDHQKFTVNTSDEVDIEVLGTRFNVNNRRNTTEVVLNEGKVKVNFKAEQEKQEILMEPGELVAYSSTTQQYQKKLIDTKTRTSWKDKLLTFDSQSLKQIAQILEDNYGYTIQFANEEISTYEFTGTIPTDKVEALFTMLNKAFNLEIEKEGKQIWIKPK from the coding sequence GTGGATCCTAAGAAAGCTTTATTTCAGAAATTCATCAAGGGTGAATGCAGTCCTGAAGAAGTAGAACAACTTCTGGTGCAAATACAACACCAAAAAGAGGACAGTTACTATCAGGATATAATGGATGAAGTGTGGGCTAAACTAGAATCCTATCCTTCCATCGGAGAGAAAGAAAAGGACAGGCAGTTTAGTGTGATCCTTGAACGCAGCAGCAAAGCACGAAAGACTAAAGAAAATCATCCTCTTAGCAAATACGGAGTAAAAATAGCTGCTGTTTTTATTGGTTTTCTTATGATTAGCAGTCTGCTTTACCTGTTGTATCAACAGAGCCTGGCAGTAACTTATCAGACTGGATATGGTGAAACGCTGGAAATTACCTTGCCGGATGGTTCTGAAGTACTAATGAATAATAATTCTACTCTAAGCTATGATTCGGATTGGGGAGAGGCGGGAGCCAGGGTAGTAAACCTTAAGGGAGAAGCTTTTTTTTCAGTAGTACATACTCTGGATCACCAGAAATTTACAGTAAATACTTCAGACGAAGTAGATATAGAAGTACTCGGTACCCGCTTCAACGTGAATAATCGCCGCAACACGACCGAGGTAGTGTTGAATGAAGGTAAGGTAAAAGTAAATTTCAAAGCAGAGCAGGAAAAGCAGGAAATATTGATGGAACCTGGAGAATTGGTGGCTTATTCTAGCACTACCCAGCAGTACCAGAAGAAATTGATTGATACCAAAACTCGTACTTCCTGGAAGGATAAGTTGCTCACTTTTGATAGTCAATCATTAAAACAAATAGCACAAATTCTGGAGGACAATTACGGTTATACTATTCAGTTTGCCAACGAAGAGATTAGCACCTATGAATTTACAGGTACCATACCAACGGATAAAGTAGAAGCCCTTTTCACGATGTTAAACAAAGCTTTTAACCTGGAAATAGAAAAAGAAGGAAAACAAATATGGATTAAACCTAAATAA